One genomic region from Halosolutus amylolyticus encodes:
- a CDS encoding CPBP family glutamic-type intramembrane protease — translation MNSGISGAVVHCELPCPTALGAIRPSLVEVTVGLVEIVGTPSIGGYEYTLSDTHVMASVIFGGVIVAPLAEEVLFRGFLIGSCSAGAYQNNLQVSIGISPIADTSLHFYCRHSRYADRVTGGGMASVIQGRDLPVDAGANSVVWINRFDAVLSLVDDPLPLVLVGTALVAAGVVFVAWFRSTGPTDDPTDRTGADSSGNEIQGEPASATFEERIGETTLERLEPIVPDAVEHVRDLRSDRREGHEFDREQIDRAVRELRRGLEDALADGRLKMKPTAPDGEPYEIVNLPSRYRELSIPPSDRTVYLGDAEQAVQDRLENGTLREAAMAAEAVDEHREEITNHVCRNERQIVELRREVTATLTDVRELVERLDGALADRVDDFVLAGRHDEFEGIAEIERDISDATYLLHRCSFNDSQRELRDAAEAADDLLVTVDFLGGLVGTIEHGSGTVELPDAVPKALVSDLTPIIERQYDVDAKVTGTAIAINDRNTPDTEDSHSTSRTGSRRTEEGSAAGDVTAGTTASMGSRSGVATGDVADEILFVLRELDGGTNSEAVQYQTERLPNSVARSDILEELVVFCRRQTDIVAAIDLQEGAPPGFLEIEFTDRTAAQSGLETLRNRFLDRHGG, via the coding sequence ATGAATTCTGGCATCTCGGGGGCGGTAGTGCACTGTGAACTACCCTGTCCTACCGCGCTCGGGGCTATTCGCCCCTCGCTTGTTGAGGTGACTGTTGGGCTTGTTGAGATAGTCGGAACTCCATCTATAGGAGGGTACGAATACACTCTATCCGATACCCATGTTATGGCTTCTGTCATTTTCGGGGGTGTCATCGTTGCACCACTAGCTGAGGAAGTACTATTCAGAGGCTTTCTGATCGGTAGTTGCTCGGCTGGGGCATATCAAAATAACTTGCAGGTGTCGATCGGCATCAGTCCGATAGCCGATACTTCTTTGCACTTCTACTGTCGACACTCCCGATATGCAGATAGAGTTACGGGTGGTGGGATGGCGTCCGTAATACAGGGACGGGACCTGCCCGTCGATGCGGGAGCGAATTCGGTGGTGTGGATCAATCGATTCGATGCAGTCCTATCGCTGGTTGATGATCCACTCCCGCTCGTACTGGTTGGAACGGCACTGGTCGCCGCAGGCGTTGTGTTTGTCGCTTGGTTCCGATCGACGGGGCCCACTGACGATCCCACCGATCGAACAGGTGCTGACTCGAGCGGGAACGAAATTCAGGGGGAACCCGCGTCAGCCACGTTCGAGGAGCGAATCGGAGAAACGACGCTTGAGCGGCTCGAACCGATCGTTCCCGACGCTGTCGAACACGTTCGCGACCTCAGGTCTGACAGGCGAGAGGGTCACGAATTCGATCGGGAGCAGATCGACCGCGCTGTCAGAGAACTCCGCCGCGGACTCGAGGACGCGCTCGCCGACGGTCGCCTCAAAATGAAACCGACTGCGCCAGATGGCGAACCGTACGAGATCGTGAACCTTCCAAGCCGCTATCGCGAGCTTTCCATACCACCGTCGGACCGGACAGTCTACCTCGGAGACGCCGAGCAGGCCGTCCAGGACCGACTTGAAAACGGTACGCTTCGGGAGGCAGCCATGGCTGCCGAGGCGGTCGACGAACATCGTGAGGAGATCACCAATCACGTTTGCCGCAACGAGCGGCAGATCGTCGAACTGCGACGCGAAGTCACCGCGACGCTAACGGATGTCCGAGAACTGGTCGAACGACTAGACGGAGCACTGGCCGACCGCGTCGACGACTTCGTTCTGGCGGGTCGCCACGACGAGTTCGAGGGCATCGCCGAGATCGAACGCGACATCTCAGACGCGACTTATCTGCTACATCGCTGTTCGTTCAATGATTCACAACGGGAACTTCGAGACGCAGCCGAGGCTGCCGACGATCTGCTCGTCACCGTGGACTTCCTCGGCGGGTTGGTCGGGACGATCGAACACGGAAGTGGCACGGTCGAACTCCCGGATGCAGTTCCGAAGGCACTCGTGAGCGACCTCACACCGATCATCGAGCGACAGTACGACGTCGACGCGAAGGTTACCGGTACCGCGATCGCCATAAATGACCGGAATACGCCGGATACCGAAGACAGCCACTCGACGAGTAGGACTGGTTCGAGACGCACGGAGGAGGGATCGGCAGCCGGCGACGTGACCGCCGGCACCACAGCATCGATGGGTTCCCGTAGCGGCGTCGCGACTGGGGATGTTGCCGACGAGATCCTGTTCGTCCTCCGGGAACTAGATGGCGGGACGAACAGTGAAGCGGTCCAGTATCAGACCGAACGCCTACCGAATAGCGTCGCTCGATCGGATATCCTTGAGGAACTGGTCGTGTTCTGTCGTCGACAAACGGATATCGTCGCCGCCATCGATCTGCAGGAGGGAGCACCGCCGGGCTTTCTCGAAATCGAATTCACCGATCGAACGGCGGCCCAATCCGGACTCGAGACGTTACGAAATCGGTTCCTCGATCGCCACGGCGGGTGA
- a CDS encoding cell division protein FtsZ, which yields MTYLFVGAGQAGGAIVDSVFNYTDDSLLGLFDSADISTLGRPLVFNSTMRDLQNLSNVPPEDQYGIAEHHGLVQGTEPGFEEMVTGGFGRNPVDADEVMAEHAPQIQTILGEKFEPGFDRSTSADESFEDDLLEGDDPVDEEEPTDGEQDDDVPTDADSEFEPNPVVEPTGSGVQFAFLFLGLGGGTGCGIGPHLAREIKAFTDGRAKVVAVAVLPNTRGADEVSGSDENEKASAGRQAWNARYGLGRLEDEVDGIILVDNQRISYLDSAGGEFGEYNDYVAAAIYDLVAGPVLSGVDPSAVDGIDTPDIDVRDIVTSLSFGVAGEESTPGYGAIGRSVTMTQSLPGYLLPFVGKRDIDSAALSRLSAAKQTLAKANVSGAQKAISLIRAPESNLGSGPHSVEIGIVKEYLEQTSNLNEVNIGVAMSDRNLASVTTLLTYRREDIDRLADIEAAAEAYEEETEELLA from the coding sequence ATGACGTACCTGTTCGTTGGGGCCGGACAAGCGGGGGGAGCGATCGTCGATTCGGTGTTCAATTACACCGACGATTCGCTGCTGGGATTGTTCGATTCGGCTGACATTTCGACGCTCGGTCGGCCACTCGTGTTCAATTCGACGATGCGGGACCTGCAGAACCTCTCGAATGTTCCGCCCGAAGATCAGTACGGAATCGCCGAACACCACGGCCTCGTTCAGGGGACCGAACCGGGATTCGAGGAGATGGTCACGGGCGGGTTCGGTCGCAATCCGGTCGACGCGGACGAGGTGATGGCCGAACACGCCCCGCAGATCCAGACCATTCTTGGGGAGAAGTTCGAACCGGGGTTCGACCGGTCTACGTCGGCCGACGAGTCGTTCGAAGACGACCTGCTGGAAGGAGACGACCCGGTCGATGAGGAAGAGCCGACCGACGGTGAGCAAGACGACGACGTACCGACCGATGCCGACTCCGAATTCGAACCGAATCCCGTGGTCGAACCGACGGGATCGGGCGTCCAGTTCGCATTCCTGTTTCTCGGCCTCGGTGGCGGAACTGGCTGCGGGATCGGGCCGCATCTCGCCCGTGAAATCAAGGCGTTCACTGACGGGCGAGCCAAGGTGGTCGCGGTCGCCGTCTTGCCGAACACCCGCGGCGCGGACGAGGTCAGCGGGTCGGATGAGAACGAGAAGGCCAGTGCCGGCCGACAGGCGTGGAACGCGCGATACGGCCTCGGTCGCCTCGAGGACGAAGTCGACGGCATCATCCTGGTCGACAATCAGCGCATCTCGTACCTCGACTCGGCGGGCGGCGAGTTCGGCGAATACAACGACTACGTCGCGGCGGCAATCTACGACCTCGTTGCCGGTCCGGTCTTGAGCGGGGTCGATCCGAGCGCGGTCGATGGCATCGATACGCCCGATATCGACGTTCGGGACATCGTGACGTCGCTGTCGTTTGGCGTCGCCGGCGAAGAATCGACGCCAGGGTACGGCGCGATCGGGCGTTCGGTGACGATGACGCAGTCTTTGCCGGGCTATCTGCTACCGTTCGTCGGGAAACGCGACATCGACAGCGCCGCACTCTCGCGGTTGTCGGCGGCGAAGCAGACCCTCGCAAAGGCCAATGTCAGTGGAGCCCAGAAAGCAATCTCGCTGATCAGGGCGCCTGAATCGAACCTCGGATCCGGGCCTCACAGCGTCGAAATCGGGATCGTCAAGGAATATCTGGAGCAAACGTCCAACCTGAACGAAGTCAACATCGGCGTCGCGATGAGTGACAGGAACCTCGCTTCGGTGACGACGCTGCTGACGTACCGTCGGGAGGACATTGACCGGCTCGCGGACATCGAAGCGGCAGCCGAGGCATACGAAGAGGAGACGGAGGAGCTACTCGCATGA
- a CDS encoding ATP-binding protein yields MLNLTPILKRDQPTSRIEIGAKKVGLETDAVEIRHNDRRAFFYVEPVDDSIVDGIGNKVRMHRNVKTVFGGIDRGKDFLVDPGASKHDVVECSAAKIHTSEVTPKELEPFLRENDYLLHPMEEVVPKGDERATFEVAAMEPTGYTTLRVTPDTEIEFIGAGELRELRATRDAASRGGPGPAGEAAGDEVGVQVSLEPKKPTVSFEDDVAGLPEVKRTAENLLALFDPDVRDEVVDRYGDEFASRGNSMLLYGPPGCGKTLISEAIAYEAKFNSSIEDAYGEVKFLEIKGSDVLSKYSGESEKRVEAIFEKAHGIAQEGFAVLFFDEVDTLIPDRGDDSLQRHERSLTNAFLQEMNEIEDNLLVIGATNMPFTIDPAATRRFPIQQFIPQPDEDVMAEVWRKHLSAMDTEGIDYERLGRASKGYTPAEIADRVLGSELQRELVESVHLPDREPIEPDTDYFFDRLNETEPKTIRQYVASVRTQIDDLEGYPELKRYVEAQADQLDMHIRTEPSSLGQLFGTGTEPPEQAANEPTAGAAEPKPGPTEGNEPGSDMAEIDISDPDSVDEGIDSNGGEDDE; encoded by the coding sequence ATGCTTAATCTGACCCCAATACTGAAACGAGATCAGCCGACGTCCCGAATCGAGATCGGAGCCAAGAAGGTCGGCCTCGAAACGGACGCCGTCGAGATCCGACACAACGACAGACGGGCGTTCTTCTACGTCGAACCGGTTGACGACTCGATCGTCGACGGGATCGGGAACAAGGTCCGGATGCACCGGAACGTCAAGACGGTGTTCGGGGGGATTGACCGCGGCAAGGACTTCCTCGTGGATCCCGGCGCGTCGAAACATGACGTCGTGGAATGTTCCGCAGCGAAAATCCACACCAGCGAGGTCACGCCGAAGGAACTCGAGCCGTTCCTTCGAGAGAACGATTATCTGTTGCACCCGATGGAGGAGGTCGTCCCGAAAGGCGACGAACGAGCGACGTTCGAGGTCGCCGCGATGGAGCCGACAGGGTACACGACGCTGCGGGTCACACCGGACACGGAAATCGAGTTCATCGGCGCCGGCGAACTCCGGGAACTACGGGCGACGCGGGACGCGGCGAGTCGCGGTGGCCCTGGCCCTGCCGGAGAGGCGGCTGGCGACGAGGTGGGAGTCCAAGTCTCGCTCGAGCCCAAGAAGCCGACCGTCAGCTTCGAGGACGACGTCGCCGGCCTCCCGGAAGTAAAGCGCACAGCGGAGAACTTGCTCGCCCTGTTCGATCCCGACGTTCGCGACGAGGTCGTCGACCGCTACGGCGACGAGTTCGCTTCCCGAGGCAACAGCATGCTGCTGTACGGACCGCCCGGCTGCGGGAAGACCCTCATCTCGGAGGCGATCGCCTACGAGGCGAAGTTCAACTCGAGCATCGAGGACGCCTACGGCGAGGTCAAGTTCCTCGAGATCAAGGGCAGCGACGTCCTCTCGAAGTACTCCGGCGAGTCGGAGAAACGCGTCGAGGCGATTTTCGAGAAGGCGCACGGGATCGCACAGGAGGGGTTCGCGGTCCTGTTTTTCGACGAGGTCGACACCCTGATCCCGGATCGGGGGGACGACTCCCTGCAGCGCCACGAGCGGTCGCTGACCAACGCCTTCCTGCAGGAGATGAACGAAATCGAAGATAACCTGCTCGTCATCGGGGCGACGAACATGCCATTCACGATCGATCCGGCGGCGACCCGCCGGTTCCCGATCCAGCAGTTCATCCCCCAGCCCGACGAGGACGTGATGGCCGAGGTCTGGCGTAAACACCTCTCGGCCATGGACACCGAAGGCATCGACTACGAACGACTCGGGAGGGCCTCGAAAGGGTACACCCCGGCGGAAATCGCCGACCGCGTGCTCGGCAGCGAACTGCAGCGCGAACTCGTTGAGAGCGTTCACCTCCCCGACCGGGAGCCGATAGAGCCGGATACCGACTACTTCTTCGACCGGCTCAACGAGACCGAGCCGAAGACGATCCGGCAGTACGTCGCGAGCGTCCGGACGCAGATTGACGACCTCGAGGGCTACCCCGAACTCAAACGCTACGTCGAGGCCCAGGCCGACCAGCTGGACATGCACATCAGAACGGAGCCATCGTCGCTCGGACAGCTTTTTGGCACCGGAACGGAGCCGCCCGAACAGGCGGCAAACGAACCGACGGCCGGAGCGGCGGAACCGAAGCCGGGGCCGACCGAAGGGAACGAACCAGGGTCGGACATGGCCGAGATAGACATCTCGGATCCGGACTCCGTGGACGAGGGGATCGACTCGAACGGCGGTGAGGACGATGAGTGA
- a CDS encoding cell division protein FtsZ, translating to MTSLCKICMAQEREWDRRTLVEHVRDAHGDEPESVEQVYPELCEEVFAADASDKGSTDDRSRPTPEESTETPSDDLLDDSYGKKWFLIGVGGAGNNILDAILLRRETLAENNERRARIWEGGLAGYGPLNTNISELEQTYYAQEEKGYSRNDLLPNCIIGFGRHDYAGAGYRWDIGKQLMEADFEGDSDPFRERWDMKAERIQDSQAVMFIHSVTKGTGCGATPVVADRLRSDVLADNTIVPKPLFSSVVIPSEGTEYSEYGGRAKVNGVVGLARTSRAVDAIIPFDNTRLENVQADIRPRIDGLEEYNPPQFTDVNRPLVAFLEAFTMSSVPQFLDRDATMSIMGDVFDPADSFRPVEDKYQLNPDVSFTPAVILAPVLGRSRASSFDRSKLEILVRNALFQNKLAEFDPTTAWGGTFLVYGPSEKMDEISEFVADGTLTEIISDKEFLDAGDVAGIETVDVHVKQLVTPDLDDVHLWGTLWNPEMPSLADMYDRAQRLKQEGSSEQAENVREEWDAVKALFSSLGRENMA from the coding sequence ATGACGAGTCTCTGTAAAATCTGTATGGCGCAAGAGAGAGAGTGGGACCGGCGGACCCTCGTCGAACACGTTCGAGACGCACACGGCGACGAACCAGAGTCCGTCGAACAGGTGTATCCGGAACTGTGCGAGGAGGTGTTCGCCGCGGATGCGTCCGACAAGGGGTCGACTGACGACCGGTCCCGACCGACGCCGGAGGAATCGACCGAGACTCCGAGCGACGATTTGCTCGACGATTCCTACGGCAAGAAGTGGTTCCTCATCGGTGTCGGGGGTGCGGGGAACAACATTCTCGATGCGATCCTGTTGCGCCGCGAGACTCTGGCGGAGAACAACGAGCGACGCGCTCGGATCTGGGAGGGCGGGCTCGCCGGCTACGGTCCGCTGAACACGAATATCAGCGAACTCGAGCAGACGTACTACGCACAGGAGGAGAAGGGATACAGCCGCAACGACCTACTACCGAATTGTATCATTGGGTTCGGTCGCCACGATTACGCGGGGGCAGGCTACAGGTGGGACATCGGGAAACAGCTGATGGAGGCCGATTTCGAGGGCGACTCCGATCCGTTTCGAGAGCGCTGGGACATGAAGGCGGAGCGGATTCAGGACTCTCAGGCAGTGATGTTCATCCATAGCGTCACGAAGGGGACCGGTTGTGGTGCGACGCCGGTCGTGGCAGATCGTCTCAGGAGTGACGTCCTCGCGGACAATACGATCGTTCCAAAGCCGCTCTTTAGCAGCGTCGTCATCCCGTCGGAAGGGACCGAATATTCGGAGTACGGTGGCCGTGCGAAGGTAAACGGCGTCGTCGGGCTAGCCCGTACCTCCCGAGCGGTGGACGCGATCATTCCGTTCGACAATACCCGCCTCGAGAACGTACAGGCAGATATCCGGCCGCGGATCGACGGACTAGAAGAGTACAATCCGCCACAGTTCACGGACGTGAATCGGCCGCTCGTTGCGTTTCTCGAGGCGTTTACGATGTCGTCGGTGCCACAGTTTCTCGATCGGGACGCGACGATGTCGATCATGGGTGACGTGTTCGATCCAGCCGACAGTTTCCGGCCAGTTGAGGACAAGTACCAGCTGAATCCGGATGTCTCGTTTACGCCGGCGGTGATCCTTGCGCCGGTGCTGGGACGATCGCGTGCGAGTTCGTTCGACCGGTCGAAACTCGAGATACTCGTCCGGAACGCGCTCTTCCAGAACAAACTGGCCGAATTCGATCCGACAACTGCCTGGGGCGGGACGTTCCTGGTGTACGGACCCAGCGAAAAGATGGACGAAATCTCCGAGTTCGTCGCCGACGGAACGCTAACCGAAATCATCTCCGACAAAGAGTTTCTCGATGCGGGAGACGTTGCCGGGATTGAAACCGTCGACGTTCACGTCAAACAGCTCGTTACGCCGGACCTCGACGATGTCCACCTCTGGGGAACGCTGTGGAACCCGGAGATGCCGTCGCTGGCCGACATGTACGATCGGGCCCAGCGGCTCAAACAGGAAGGCAGTAGCGAGCAGGCGGAGAACGTCCGTGAAGAGTGGGACGCCGTCAAGGCGCTGTTTTCGTCGCTCGGACGGGAGAACATGGCATAA